In Achromobacter xylosoxidans A8, a single window of DNA contains:
- a CDS encoding ATP-binding cassette domain-containing protein, with protein sequence MPIRNSEPRPLLTLRGLYSERLSPVSLDLAPGECAAIMGPSGSGKSLLLRQVADLDPGHGVALLDGRPRSGMRGHEWRRQVIYCQAEAGWWDDRVAPHFTDRARALAIMERLGLSADKLDALVHELSTGERQRLGLVRALAQEPRVLLLDEPTAALDQTATDRVEEELRRYLGSGAAVLMVTHSPAQAERMARRSWRMEQGRMEPLWT encoded by the coding sequence ATGCCGATCCGTAACTCCGAACCGCGCCCGCTGCTCACGCTGCGCGGCCTGTATAGCGAACGCCTTTCCCCCGTAAGCCTGGACCTGGCCCCGGGCGAATGCGCGGCAATCATGGGCCCTTCGGGCTCAGGCAAATCCCTGCTGCTGCGACAGGTGGCCGATCTCGATCCCGGACATGGCGTAGCCTTGCTCGACGGCAGGCCGCGCTCGGGCATGCGGGGCCACGAATGGCGCCGCCAGGTCATCTATTGCCAGGCCGAGGCCGGCTGGTGGGACGACCGGGTCGCGCCGCATTTCACGGACCGCGCGCGGGCCTTGGCCATCATGGAGCGCCTGGGACTGTCGGCGGACAAGCTGGACGCGCTGGTGCACGAGCTGTCCACTGGCGAACGCCAGCGCCTGGGCCTGGTCCGCGCCTTGGCGCAGGAGCCGCGCGTGCTGTTGCTGGACGAGCCCACGGCGGCGTTGGACCAGACGGCTACGGACCGGGTCGAAGAGGAATTGCGGCGCTACCTGGGCAGTGGGGCCGCGGTATTGATGGTGACCCACAGTCCGGCCCAGGCCGAGCGCATGGCGCGCCGTTCCTGGCGCATGGAGCAAGGCAGGATGGAGCCGCTATGGACGTGA
- a CDS encoding ABC transporter permease, which yields MDVIKLQATDLAIASLLVLLSAGISFALRLNLQRQVLWAALRTVVQLLLVGHILRIVFAHAAPWLTALVVAVMMALAAREVAARPKARLTQRGNGWVGAMAVAGTTVITVLFILNTALRPEPWYDPRYTIALIGIVLGSVLNAASLALDGVLSGARREKLAIEARLALGATAHEAFSSLLRESVRRGIVPSINQMSAAGIITLPGIMTGQIIAGMDPIEAAKYQILLMFLLCGASAMAAMAAAYGAMRRLTDERGRLRLDRLHPG from the coding sequence ATGGACGTGATCAAGCTGCAGGCCACGGATCTGGCCATCGCTTCCTTGCTGGTGCTGCTGAGCGCCGGCATTTCCTTCGCCCTGCGGCTGAACCTGCAACGCCAGGTGCTGTGGGCGGCGCTGCGCACGGTGGTGCAGCTGCTGCTGGTCGGCCATATCCTGCGCATCGTGTTCGCGCACGCGGCGCCCTGGCTGACGGCGCTGGTGGTGGCGGTGATGATGGCGCTGGCGGCCAGGGAGGTTGCTGCGCGACCCAAGGCCCGGCTGACGCAGCGCGGCAACGGCTGGGTGGGCGCGATGGCGGTGGCGGGGACCACGGTTATCACGGTGCTGTTCATCCTGAATACGGCGCTGCGCCCGGAGCCCTGGTACGACCCGCGCTACACCATCGCCCTGATCGGCATCGTGCTGGGCAGCGTACTCAACGCCGCCAGCCTGGCGTTGGACGGCGTGTTGTCGGGCGCACGGCGGGAGAAGCTGGCGATCGAGGCGCGGCTGGCCCTGGGGGCGACCGCGCACGAGGCGTTTTCGTCCCTGCTGCGCGAGTCCGTGCGGCGCGGCATCGTGCCCAGCATCAACCAGATGTCGGCGGCCGGCATCATCACGCTGCCGGGCATCATGACCGGCCAGATCATTGCCGGCATGGATCCGATAGAGGCCGCGAAGTACCAGATCCTGCTGATGTTCCTGCTGTGCGGCGCCAGCGCCATGGCGGCGATGGCGGCGGCTTACGGCGCGATGCGCCGGCTGACGGATGAGCGCGGGAGGCTCAGGCTGGACCGGCTGCATCCGGGATAG